From Syntrophorhabdaceae bacterium:
CCTTGTCACCCAAAAGCTCCAGGACCCTGCTCGACGGTCCGATGAACTTGATGCCTTCCTCCTCACAGGCACGGGCGAATTTCGGATTTTCAGCGAGAAAGCCGTACCCGGGATGGATCGCATCGGCACCTTTTTCCTTTGCCGCCGCAATGACTTTTTGTATGTTGAGATAGCTCTGGGTCGCCGGTGCAGTACCGATAAGACAAGCATCGTCAGCGTATTTCGCGAATAATGCGTCTTTGTCCGCCTCCGAATAAACGGCAACCGATGAGATGTCAAGCTCACGACACGCCCGCAAAACACGAATTGCAATCTCTCCGCGATTGGCGATGAGGATCTTGCGGATGGCTCTGGTGCCCATCATTCCACCACCATAAGAATATCCTGAGACTCAACTATTTCACCCTCGCGAGCCCATATGTCCTTCACCACCCCCCCATGGGGTGCGTTGACATGTCTCCTCATCTTCATTGCTTCGATCACTGCCAGCAGATCCCCCGCGTTTATGCGGTCTCCCTTCTTCACCTCAAACGAAAGCACCAATCCTGCCATCCCGCAGAGCACGGTCCCTGGCGGCAATTCCTTTGGCCGGCGAGATGCACTTGTTGACTTCGCCGCAGTGTCGTCCGACTGGGGCTGCGCAATGACTTCCCCTGCTCCGTCCCATATCGGTGAAACCTTCACATTGAATATTTCTCCATCCACGTCCACGCGGAATTCTGTCGGAAAGCCGGATGAAGGCATCGCAGGTGCAACCACTTGCGCAACAGCAGGCACTGCGCCTTTGCGTCCGGGTTCCCTCGTCTTAATTGGCTTTCCAGGAATGAGTATCCTGAGCAGGAGATCATCATCGGAAAGCTCCGGACCGATCTCCTGCCGTAACTTGTCAACCGACTTGAGATACCCTTGCGGTTGCCAATTTTGAAACTCTTTCGTCCTTGGTAAGCTCATGACCCGGTCCATGACGTTTTGGTCTATTGGAACGACCGGCTCTCCATAATAACCCAGAACATACTTGATGGCCTCATCCGTCACCTGTTTATAACGCTCACCGGAAACGACGTTCTCCACTGCCTGCGCACCCACGATCTGCGAATAGGGCGTCGCCATCACCGGATAACCTAGCTCCTTCCTGACCAGGACCACTTCCTCCAGGATCTCGTTCAGGCGCCACTCCATTCCCACCTCCCTGAGCTGTCGTGTGAGGTTGGTCATCATCCCGCCCGGCACCTGGTGCTCATAATGAAAGAGATCGTATTCCTGCGGCACTCCCATGGGCAGGCCCTCTTTTTCAGCAATAGCTCTGAAGTGGGCTGACACTGCTGCGAGCGCATCTTCGTCCAGGTCGGACGTGAAGCCGAGGCGACGCGCGTTCCTGAGGATATTCTCGGTGGCAGGCAATGAGGTGCCGTTGGCGAGAGGCTCGACAGCTGTGTGCACGGTGGTGACACCGGCTTTGATGGCCTCCAGGTAGCAGAGGGGCGCCAGCCCGGAGTTGCAGTGCGAATGAAACTCGAGAGGAATGCCGTCGCAATGCTTGAGCACGGTCGATACGAGCTTCGTGGTGTCCTCCGGTGTTATGACACCCGACGCATCCTCTATCATGATGCGGTCAATGCACTCTTTCGCGTCCGCCAGCCACCGCGTTTTATGCGCCCAGTGCTCCATCGTATGCGCCGGGCTCGAGGTATACATCAAGGCCGGCACCACTTCGGCACCTTCAGCTTTGGCGATGCGCGCGAAGTAAACGAACTTCTCGAAGTCGGTCTGGTAGTCACAGATCCAGAAACTCTTTATCCCGTTCGCAACAGAGCGCTTGATCCAGAGGGTGATGATGTCCCGCGGTGTGCTGAGATCGAATGAGGACAGGCTTCCGATCTGATAGGAACCACGGATCGGTGTTCGTGTGATCAATCCGGACAACACCCTGATTCTCTCCCACGGATCCTCGTTGAGGTTTCGCACCTGGACAGTAAATGCCTGCGAACCCACGGTGGCGATCGTTTGGTAGCCGACCTTGTCCATGGTCTCGGCAATCGGGGCCATATGATCCGTCCTCATGGTGAAACCCCACAAACTCTGTTGCGCGTCACGTATTGTCTGATCGACGAATTCGATCTTGTTCATTTACGGTATGAACCCTCCCTTTGTTCGATTAGAGATGTACTGATGTATCTCCTCAAGTACATTCTGTACCAGTGCGCGGTAACCTTCAACTCAAATTTTCTAACAAGTTCATAAGGGCTAGTGCGCTCCCTAGGAGCCTGTCGAAGGATTCAGTCAGCATCCCGTAAGACATATGGCTGTAAATAAAATATATGTTAAAGGGATTGGCTACCTCGCGAGGCCGCGACTGATTTCCACGAGTCAAATCAGCTTTCATGTCCATCTGCTGGAGTTTGGGCATTGTAGTCAATTACCATTCTTTCGAGAACGTCATCAAGACTCCCCCTGAACGGACCAGGAGTTTCCATCTTGATCGATGCTAGAGCTGCAGCGAACCGTAGAGATTCATCAACTGGGTGATCGATCCTTCTGGCCAGATATGCTCCGAATGTGGTGTCACCGCGGCCCGTTCTCCCTTCATTGCCTCGGTTGGAGAATCGCTCAAAATAATTTTTTCCCTTCCTTCGGGCCAGAGCCCCGTCCGCGCGCGTTATGACCGTCTCCGGGCTCCCCCAAGACTCGAGTGTAGCGGCAGCTTCTTCCAGATCGTCGGTGCCGGTCAGTATGTTCGCCTCCACTGCATCCAATTTGAGGATGTCGATCATACCCATTATTTCTTGCTTTCCTGGCACATCCTTAAAATGAATGACTCCTGTCTTATCATCCGTTTGCCGGACAAAGCTTTGCATGTCGAGCGACAGACGGAACTCCAGCTCTCTCAATCCCTTCAAAAATTCTATGGTAAACTCCTGGTCAGTCAGACCGGCGAGATGGATTAAACATGGTTCGATGGAAGGAATGTTTTCTATCTCAAAAAATCCCGCACTTTTCATAAGGACTGCTTGCCTTTCATCAACATTCGCGCTCGGATAGACGACGTCCAGCCAGGTGGTCACAGGGGCTAACTGCGCATAGACATCAATGCCGGCCTCCTTGAATGGTTGGAGAAGATGCTCTTCTTCTGCGGCTAATCTTGTGATGACGGCAAGTCTCTTGTTAATGCAGGATGCTGCTATGGCAC
This genomic window contains:
- a CDS encoding PfkB family carbohydrate kinase → MLAKGTAGIKRYDIVFVGHVAAGNILPYERSAFVLEGSPVLFSAIAASCINKRLAVITRLAAEEEHLLQPFKEAGIDVYAQLAPVTTWLDVVYPSANVDERQAVLMKSAGFFEIENIPSIEPCLIHLAGLTDQEFTIEFLKGLRELEFRLSLDMQSFVRQTDDKTGVIHFKDVPGKQEIMGMIDILKLDAVEANILTGTDDLEEAAATLESWGSPETVITRADGALARRKGKNYFERFSNRGNEGRTGRGDTTFGAYLARRIDHPVDESLRFAAALASIKMETPGPFRGSLDDVLERMVIDYNAQTPADGHES
- a CDS encoding pyruvate carboxylase subunit B; amino-acid sequence: MNKIEFVDQTIRDAQQSLWGFTMRTDHMAPIAETMDKVGYQTIATVGSQAFTVQVRNLNEDPWERIRVLSGLITRTPIRGSYQIGSLSSFDLSTPRDIITLWIKRSVANGIKSFWICDYQTDFEKFVYFARIAKAEGAEVVPALMYTSSPAHTMEHWAHKTRWLADAKECIDRIMIEDASGVITPEDTTKLVSTVLKHCDGIPLEFHSHCNSGLAPLCYLEAIKAGVTTVHTAVEPLANGTSLPATENILRNARRLGFTSDLDEDALAAVSAHFRAIAEKEGLPMGVPQEYDLFHYEHQVPGGMMTNLTRQLREVGMEWRLNEILEEVVLVRKELGYPVMATPYSQIVGAQAVENVVSGERYKQVTDEAIKYVLGYYGEPVVPIDQNVMDRVMSLPRTKEFQNWQPQGYLKSVDKLRQEIGPELSDDDLLLRILIPGKPIKTREPGRKGAVPAVAQVVAPAMPSSGFPTEFRVDVDGEIFNVKVSPIWDGAGEVIAQPQSDDTAAKSTSASRRPKELPPGTVLCGMAGLVLSFEVKKGDRINAGDLLAVIEAMKMRRHVNAPHGGVVKDIWAREGEIVESQDILMVVE